The genomic interval CGCCCAGAGCGCCCTCCAGCGCAGCCTGACCCACCTCGCGGACCGGGAGGCGTTCGGCGCCCCCCTGCTCGACGCGCAGGCGCTCCGGTTCCGGCTCGCCGACATGGCCACCGAACTGGCCGCCGCCCGCGCGCTCGTCCACCAGGCCGCCGAGGCCCTGGACCGGGACGACCCCCAGGCCCCCCAGCTGTGCGCCATGGCCAAGCACTTCGCCACCGACACCGGGTACTCCGTCGCCGACCGCGCCCTCCAGCTCCACGGAGGCTACGGCTACCTCAGCGAATACGGTATCGAGAAGATCGTCCGGGACCTCCGGGTCCACCAGATCCTGGAAGGAACCAACGAGATCATGCGCCTGATCGTGGCCCGCGGCCTGACCGGAGCCCGCCGATGACCCCGACCGCACCGGTGACCGGCGACGACCCCGTCCTCCTGCGCACCGAGGGCCACGCCGGCTATCTCACCCTCAACCGCCCCAAGGCCCTCAACGCCCTCAGCCACGACATGGTGCGCCGCATCGACGAGGCCCTCACCACCTGGGAGCACGACCCCGCCGTCGAGACCGTGGTCATCAGCGGCGCGGGCGAACGGGGCCTGTGCGCGGGCGGTGACATCCGCTCCATCCACGCGGACGCGCGGGACGGCGACGGCACGGCCACGGCGGCCTTCTGGTACGACGAGTACCGCCTCAACGCCCGTATCGCCCGCTACCCCAAGCCGTACGTCGCCGTCATGGACGGCATCGTGATGGGCGGGGGAGTGGGCGTCTCGGCCCACGGCAGCGTCCGGATCGTCACCGAGCGCTCCAAGGTCGCCATGCCCGAGACCGGTATCGGCTTCGTCCCGGACGTCGGCGGCACCTATCTGCTCGCCCTCGCGCCCGGCGAGCTCGGCACCCACCTCGGCCTCACCGGGACACCGGTCGGCGCCCGGGACGCCCTGCTGTGCGGGCTGGCCGACCACTTCGTCCCGTCGGACGAGCTCCCCGCGCTCCTCGCCGCCCTCGCCACCGGGTCCGTCACCGAGGTCCTCGCCCGGTACGTCCGCGAGGCGCCGGAGGGCGAGCTGGACGGGCACCGGGAGTGGATCGACCACTGCTACGCGGCCGATACCGTCGAGGAGATCGTCGAGCGGCTCCTCGACCACGGCGCGACCGCCGCGAAGGAGACCGCCGGGACGATCCTCGCCAAGTCCCCCACCTCGCTCAAGGTCACCCTGGCCGCCCTGCGCCGGGCCCGCGACCTCGGCCCGCTGGAGCGCGTCCTGGAGCAGGAGTACCGCGTCTCCTGCGCGGCCCTGTCCTCGCCCGACCTCGTCGAGGGCATCCGCGCCCAGGTCGTCGACAAGGACCGCGACCCGCGGTGGTCGCCCGCCACCCTCGCCGGGGTCACGGAAGCGGACGTGGACCGCTTCTTCGCCCCGCTCGGCGCGCGGGAACTCTCCCTCGCCGCCGACGGCTCCGGTCAGGAGGTGCCCTGGTGAGCCCCCTCACCGTCGGATTCGTCGGCCTCGGTCACATGGGCGGTCCGATGGCCGCCAACCTCGTCAGGGCGGGCCACCGCGTCCTCGGCCACGACCTGTCGGCCGGCTCCCTCGCGGCGGCCGCCCGCACCGGGGTCGAGCCCGCCGGGTCGGCGGCCGCCACCGCCGCCGGCGCCGACGTGGTGATCACCATGCTGCCCGCCGGGCGCCACGTCCTCGCCCTCTACCGGGACGAGGGGCTGCTCGCGGCCGCCCGGCCCGGCACCCTCTTCGTCGACTGCTCCACCATCGACGTCGCCGACGCCCGCGCCGCGCACGAGGCCGCCGCCGCGGCCGGCCACCAGGCCCTGGACGCGCCCGTCTCCGGCGGTGTGACGGGCGCCGAGGCCGCCACCCTGACCTTCATGGCCGGCGGCGGCGAGCGCGAGTTCGCCCGGGCCGCGCCGCTGCTGTCCGCGATGGGCGGGAAGGTGGTGCACTGCGGCGCGCCGGGCGCCGGACAGGCCGCGAAGATCTGCAACAACATGATCCTCGGCATCTCGATGATCGCCGTCAGCGAGGCCTTCGTCCTCGGCGAGAGCCTCGGCCTGTCCCACCAGGCCCTGTACGACGTGGCCGCCACCTCCTCCGG from Streptomyces albireticuli carries:
- a CDS encoding enoyl-CoA hydratase/isomerase family protein, with product MTPTAPVTGDDPVLLRTEGHAGYLTLNRPKALNALSHDMVRRIDEALTTWEHDPAVETVVISGAGERGLCAGGDIRSIHADARDGDGTATAAFWYDEYRLNARIARYPKPYVAVMDGIVMGGGVGVSAHGSVRIVTERSKVAMPETGIGFVPDVGGTYLLALAPGELGTHLGLTGTPVGARDALLCGLADHFVPSDELPALLAALATGSVTEVLARYVREAPEGELDGHREWIDHCYAADTVEEIVERLLDHGATAAKETAGTILAKSPTSLKVTLAALRRARDLGPLERVLEQEYRVSCAALSSPDLVEGIRAQVVDKDRDPRWSPATLAGVTEADVDRFFAPLGARELSLAADGSGQEVPW
- the mmsB gene encoding 3-hydroxyisobutyrate dehydrogenase; protein product: MSPLTVGFVGLGHMGGPMAANLVRAGHRVLGHDLSAGSLAAAARTGVEPAGSAAATAAGADVVITMLPAGRHVLALYRDEGLLAAARPGTLFVDCSTIDVADARAAHEAAAAAGHQALDAPVSGGVTGAEAATLTFMAGGGEREFARAAPLLSAMGGKVVHCGAPGAGQAAKICNNMILGISMIAVSEAFVLGESLGLSHQALYDVAATSSGQCWALSVNCPVPGPVPGSPAGRDYRPGFAAPLMAKDLGLAAAAVRAGGVDAELGLRAAEMYAEFAEGAGAAQDFSGIVRAIRERSAPVAEQNGTRAS